The following are encoded together in the Triticum dicoccoides isolate Atlit2015 ecotype Zavitan chromosome 6B, WEW_v2.0, whole genome shotgun sequence genome:
- the LOC119322254 gene encoding ATP-dependent Clp protease proteolytic subunit-like, giving the protein MTPSAVANLAGASPLPAFAPRPRSRPNSASPGPFGPAPRRLAVAAPPRAFFSSAPYQPPEPEGYSSVREYGLVPMVVETTSRGERAYDIFSRLLKERIVCIHGPIADETASLVVAQLLFLESENPLKPISLYINSPGGVVTAGLAIYDTMQYIRCPVNTICIGQAASMGSLLLAAGARGERRALPNARVMIHQPSGGAQGQATDIAIQAKEILKLRDRLNKIYAKHTGQNIDKIEQCMERDLFMDPEEAREWGLIDEVIENRPASLMPEGLSAVDPPHHGGGAGANGRGRDRDMEEPSAV; this is encoded by the coding sequence ATGACGCCCTCCGCCGTCGCCAACCTAGCCGGCGCCTCCCCGCTGCCCGCCTTCGCGCCCAGGCCCAGGTCCAGGCCCAACTCGGCCAGCCCGGGCCCGTTCGGGCCCGCGCCGCGccggctcgccgtcgccgccccgccgcgggccttcttctcctccgcgcCCTACCAGCCGCCGGAGCCAGAGGGCTACTCCTCCGTCCGGGAGTACGGCCTCGTGCCCATGGTCGTCGAGACCACCTCCCGCGGGGAGCGCGCCTACGACATCTTCTCGCGCCTGCTCAAGGAGCGGATCGTCTGCATCCACGGGCCCATCGCCGACGAGACGGCCTCGCTCGTCGTCGCGCAGCTGCTCTTCCTCGAGTCCGAGAACCCGCTCAAGCCCAtcagcctctacatcaactcccccGGGGGCGTCGTCACCGCCGGGCTCGCCATCTACGACACCATGCAGTACATCCGCTGCCCGGTCAACACCATCTGCATCGGCCAGGCCGCCTCCATGGGGTCGCTCCTGCTCGCCGCCGGCGCGCGCGGGGAGAGGCGGGCGCTGCCCAACGCCAGGGTCATGATCCACCAGCCCTCCGGCGGGGCCCAGGGCCAGGCCACCGACATCGCCATCCAGGCCAAGGAGATCCTCAAGCTGCGCGACCGCCTCAACAAGATCTACGCCAAGCACACGGGTCAGAACATCGACAAGATCGAGCAGTGCATGGAGCGTGACCTTTTCATGGACCCCGAGGAGGCGCGCGAATGGGGGCTTATAGACGAGGTCATCGAGAACCGCCCGGCCTCCCTCATGCCTGAGGGCCTCAGTGCCGTTGACCCGCCTCACCACGGTGGGGGCGCCGGCGCCAACGGCCGTGGCAGGGACAGGGATATGGAGGAGCCCTCCGCGGTATGA